CACCCTAATAAAAATCTTGCGGTTCAAGCCCAAAAGTCAATTCCTTTTGTTTTCTCTTTTGGTCCGGCTAAACAAACGATGTAAACCTTTGGTTTAGAATTTTCGGGTTTAAAAACGCTTTTTTATCCGCCGATTAAGCATCAGTTGAGGGGATAAAGATGAGCACGTGCATAATCCTGTTCATTGGAGGTGGTTGGGTTGAGATACGTTAAGCTTCCGAAGGAGAACACCTACGCGTTCCTTGAAAGGCTGAAGGAGTGGGGCAAGCTCTACGCCCCGGTTAAGATATCCGAGAAGTTCTACGACTTCAGGGAGATAGACGACGTCAGGAAGGTCGAGTTTCACTACAACAGGACGATAATGCCGCCAAAGAAGTTCTTCTTCCTGCCTAGAGAAAAGCTCTTCGAGTTCAACCTTGCAAAAGCGGAGTACAAGGAGGTCATCGAAGAGGTTGAACCCTTCGTACTCTTCGGTCTCCACGCCTGCGACATCTTTGGCCTCAAGATACTCGACACAGTTTACCTCGACGAACTCCCGGACAAGTACTACAGGGTGAGGCGTGAGAAGGGCATCATTATAGGCATCAGCTGTATGCCCGACGAGTACTGCTTCTGCAACCTCCGTGAAACGGACTTCGCCGACGACGGCTTCGACCTGTTCCTTCACGAGCTTCCGGACGGCTGGCTCGTCCGCGTCGGAACCCCAACCGGGCACCGCATAGTGGACAAGAACATCAAGCTCTTCGAGGAGGTCACCACCGAGGACATCTGCAACTTCCGCGAGTTCGAGAACAAACGCTCGAAGGCCTTCAAGTACCACGAGGACTGGAGCAACCTTCGCTACCTCCTCGAGCTCGAGATGGAGCACCCGATGTGGGACGAGCAGGCTGAAATCTGCCTCGCCTGCGGCAACTGCAACACCACCTGTCCGACGTGCCGCTGCTACGAGGTGCAGGACATAGTCAGCCTCGACGGGAACACCGGCTACCGTGAGAGGCGCTGGGACTCCTGCCAGCTCAGGAGCCACGGTCTGGTTGCTGGAGGCCACAACTTCAGGCCGACGAAGAAGGCCCGCTTCATGAACCGCTACCTCTGCAAGAACTCCTACAATGAGAAGCTCGGCATAAGCTACTGCGTCGGCTGTGGAAGGTGCACATACTTCTGCCCTGCGGGAATAAACTTCGTGAAGAACCTGCGCACGATAATGGGTCTCGAAGAGAAGACCTGCCCCTCCGAGATAAGTGAGGAGATCCCGAAGAGGGGCTTCGCCTACGCTTCGGAGATAAGGGGTGAGGACATATGAGCGAGGTAGTTCCAAGGGAGATCATGATGCCCGGCGAGAATCCCTACGCCCTTCATAAGGTTAAAGTGCTCAAGGTGTACCCGCTAACAGAGACGGAAAAGCTGTTCCTGTTCCGCTTCGAGGACCCGGAGATAGCCGAGAGGTGGACCTTCAAGCCCGGCCAGTTCGTCCAGCTCACCATACCCGGCGTTGGAGAGGTTCCGATAAGCATATGCTCCTCCGCGATGAGGAAGGGTTTCTTCGAGCTGTGCATCAGGAAAGCCGGGAGGGTCACCACAGTCGTCCACAGGCTCCAGCCAGGGGATACAGTCCTCGTTCGCGGTCCCTACGGTAACGGCTTCCCCGTTGATGAGTGGGAGGGAATGGATTTACTGCTCATCGCCGCCGGTCTCGGAACGGCACCGCTCAGGAGTGTCTTCCTCTATGCCATGGACAACCGCTGGAAGTACGGCAACATAACCTTCATCAACACGGCCCGCTATGGAAAAGACCTGCTCTTCTACAAGGAGCTCGAAGCGATGAAGGACCTCGCCGAGGCCGAGAACGTCAAGATAATCCAGAGCGTTACGCGCGACCCAGACTGGCCGGGAAGGCACGGCAGGCCCCAGAAGTTCATAGTCGAGGCTAACACCAACCCGAAGAAAACGGCGGTGGCAATCTGCGGCCCGCCGAGAATGTACAAGTCGGTCTTTGAGGCCCTAATCAACTACGGCTACCGGCCGGAGAACATCTACGTGACGCTGGAGAGGAAGATGAAGTGCGGCATAGGCAAGTGCGGCCACTGCAACGTCGGAACGAGCACGAGCTGGAAGTACATCTGCAAGGACGGCCCGGTCTTCACGTACTTCGACATAGTATCAACGCCTGGCTTACTGGACTGAGGTGGTGGAGATGGAGGAGAAGAAAATTAGGATCGGCTTTTACGCCCTCACCTCATGCTACGGCTGCCAGCTCCAGTTAGCTATGATGGACGAGCTCCTCCAGCTGCTTCCGCGCGCTGAAATCGTCTGCTGGTACATGCTCGAGCGCGACAGCTACGAGGACGAGCCGGTTGATATAGCCTTCATCGAGGGAAGCGTTTCAACGGAGGAAGAGGTTGAGCTCGTCAAGAGGATACGCGAGAACGCGAAAATCGTTGTGGCCGTCGGTTCCTGCGCCGTCCAAGGAGGTGTGCAGAGCTGGGAGAAGGACAAGAGCCTTGAGGAGCTATGGAAGACCGTCTACGGTGACGGAAAGGTCAAGTTCGAGCCGAAGATGGCCGAGCCGGTCGAGAACTACATCAAGGTGGACTACCGCATCTACGGCTGCCCGCCGGAGAAGAAGGACTTCCTCTACGCGATAGGCACCTTCCTCGTCGGCTCCTGGCCGGAGGACATCGACTACCCCGTCTGCGTTGAGTGCAGGCTGAAGGGACACCCGTGCATTCTCATCGAGAAAGGCGAACCGTGCCTTGGACCGATAACGAGGGCCGGCTGCGACGCGAGGTGCCCGGGATTCGGGGTGGCGTGCATCGGTTGCCGCGGCGCGATAGGCTACGATGTTGCCTGGTTCGACTCACTCGCCAGGACGTTCAAGGAGAAGGGACTCACCAAGGAGGAGATACTGGAGCGTATGAAGATGTTCAACGCCTACAACCCAAAGCTCGAGGAGATGGTTGAGAAGATATTCCAGGAGGTGGAAGAATGAAGAACCTCTACCTTCCGATCACCGTTGACCACATAGCGCGCGTTGAGGGTAAGGGTGGCGCGGAGATCATAGTGGGCGACGAGGGTGTCAAGGAGGTCAGGCTCAACATCATAGAGGGGCCAAGGTTCTTCGAGGCCATAACCATAGGCAAGAAGCTCGACGAGGCCCTAGCGGTCTACCCGAGGATATGCTCCTTCTGTTCGGCTGCCCACAAGCTCACCGCGGTGGAGGCGGCCGAGAAGGCAATCGGATTTGAACCGCGCGAGGAGATACAGGCCCTCAGGGAGGTTCTCTACATCGGGGACATGATAGAGAGCCACGCTCTGCACCTCTACCTCCTCGTTCTCCCCGACTACCTAGGCTACTCCAACCCGCTCAAGATGGTGGACGAGTACAGGAAGGAGATAGGCATAGCCCTCGACCTCAAGAACCTCGGAAGCTGGATGATGGACGAGCTCGGAGCGAGGGCGATACACCAGGAGAACGTCGTCCTCGGCGGCTTCGGCAAGCTGCCAGGCAGGGCAACCCTTGAGAAGATGAAGAGGCGCCTTCAGGAGGCCCTTCCGAAGGCAGAGTACACCTTTGAGCTGTTCTCCAAGCTGGAGCAGTACGAAGAAGTTGAGGGTCCGATAACTCACCTGGCGGTGAAGCCTAGGGGAGACCTCTACGGGATCTACGGTGACCACATAAAGGCCAGCGATGGCAACGAGTTCCCGAGCGAGGACTACAAGGAGCACATAAGGGAGTTCGTGGTCGAGCACAGCTTCGCCAAGCACTCCCACTACCACGGGGAGCCCTTCATGGTCGGGGCGATATCGAGGGTCGTCAACAACGCCCCGCTCCTCTACGGAAGGGCGAAGGAGCTCTACAAGAGCCACAGGGAGTTGCTCAGGCCGACCAACCCCTTCGCCAACAACCTCGCCCAAGCCCTTGAGCTGGTCTACTTCACCGAGAGGGCCATCGACCTCATAGACGAGGCCCTAGCCAAGTGGCCGATAAGGCCGAGGGACGAGGTCGAGATGAGGGACGGGTTCGGCGTTTCCACGACGGAGGCACCGCGCGGGATACTCGTTTACGCCCTCCAGGTCAAGGACGGAAGGGTGGCTTACGCTGACATAATAACACCGACCGCGTTTAACTTAGCGATGATGGAAGTCCACGTGAGAATGATGGCCGAGAAGCACTACAACGACGACCCGGAGAGGCTCAAGTACCTCGCGGAGATGGTCGTCCGCGCCTACGACCCGTGCATCTCCTGTTCGGTGCACGTCGCGAGGCTCTGATTTCTCAACTTTTTTAAGGCCTTGAGAATTACCAAAGACTGGGGAGGAAAATGGGAGAGATAGTCATCCGGGTGAACGTTCCCGAGGGTTATGAGGAGAGCTTCAAAAAAGAAGTTGAGGAGATGGCCAAATACCTCAGAAACCGCGAAAAACTACGGAAAAACATGGAGAAGCTCTTTGGGATACTCAAGACAGACAAAACATGGAAAGAGATGAAGAGGGAGATGCATGAGGAACGTCTTGCTAGATACCTCGATTCTTATTGAGCACTTCAAGGGGAACCCTAAAGCCAGGAAAATCCTTTTGGGTCTCATAGATTCGGGTGACGCCCTTTTCGTGAATCCAATAGTCTTCAGTGAGGTTGTCTACCTCCTGATCGGCTTCTATTCTGGTGTATCCCCGAGGAGTATAAAGGGAAAACCTGAAAGACTGCCTTCAGAACTGGATCTGATTTTTGAATCCCTTCAAGAGTATGCCTTTGTCGAACTCGGCGGGAGGACGTCTCAAATAGCCAAAAACCTCATCCAAAAGTACGCCATGCTCCCTAACGATGCACTGATTCTTGCAACCTGCATCGAGCACGGTTTTGCACTGGCAACTCTCGATGACGACTTTGAAGGCCCCGCACGGGCAGAAGGTGTCGAGCTGATAACGGGGTGATAGCTTGAGAACACTCATCCTTGCCCTCGGCAACGAACTGATGAAGGACG
This Thermococcus cleftensis DNA region includes the following protein-coding sequences:
- the hydB gene encoding NADPH-dependent hydrogenase/sulfhydrogenase 1 subunit beta, whose protein sequence is MRYVKLPKENTYAFLERLKEWGKLYAPVKISEKFYDFREIDDVRKVEFHYNRTIMPPKKFFFLPREKLFEFNLAKAEYKEVIEEVEPFVLFGLHACDIFGLKILDTVYLDELPDKYYRVRREKGIIIGISCMPDEYCFCNLRETDFADDGFDLFLHELPDGWLVRVGTPTGHRIVDKNIKLFEEVTTEDICNFREFENKRSKAFKYHEDWSNLRYLLELEMEHPMWDEQAEICLACGNCNTTCPTCRCYEVQDIVSLDGNTGYRERRWDSCQLRSHGLVAGGHNFRPTKKARFMNRYLCKNSYNEKLGISYCVGCGRCTYFCPAGINFVKNLRTIMGLEEKTCPSEISEEIPKRGFAYASEIRGEDI
- the hydG gene encoding NADPH-dependent hydrogenase/sulfhydrogenase 1 subunit gamma, coding for MSEVVPREIMMPGENPYALHKVKVLKVYPLTETEKLFLFRFEDPEIAERWTFKPGQFVQLTIPGVGEVPISICSSAMRKGFFELCIRKAGRVTTVVHRLQPGDTVLVRGPYGNGFPVDEWEGMDLLLIAAGLGTAPLRSVFLYAMDNRWKYGNITFINTARYGKDLLFYKELEAMKDLAEAENVKIIQSVTRDPDWPGRHGRPQKFIVEANTNPKKTAVAICGPPRMYKSVFEALINYGYRPENIYVTLERKMKCGIGKCGHCNVGTSTSWKYICKDGPVFTYFDIVSTPGLLD
- the hydD gene encoding NADPH-dependent hydrogenase/sulfhydrogenase 1 subunit delta, which gives rise to MEEKKIRIGFYALTSCYGCQLQLAMMDELLQLLPRAEIVCWYMLERDSYEDEPVDIAFIEGSVSTEEEVELVKRIRENAKIVVAVGSCAVQGGVQSWEKDKSLEELWKTVYGDGKVKFEPKMAEPVENYIKVDYRIYGCPPEKKDFLYAIGTFLVGSWPEDIDYPVCVECRLKGHPCILIEKGEPCLGPITRAGCDARCPGFGVACIGCRGAIGYDVAWFDSLARTFKEKGLTKEEILERMKMFNAYNPKLEEMVEKIFQEVEE
- the hydA gene encoding NADPH-dependent hydrogenase/sulfhydrogenase 1 subunit alpha, with the translated sequence MKNLYLPITVDHIARVEGKGGAEIIVGDEGVKEVRLNIIEGPRFFEAITIGKKLDEALAVYPRICSFCSAAHKLTAVEAAEKAIGFEPREEIQALREVLYIGDMIESHALHLYLLVLPDYLGYSNPLKMVDEYRKEIGIALDLKNLGSWMMDELGARAIHQENVVLGGFGKLPGRATLEKMKRRLQEALPKAEYTFELFSKLEQYEEVEGPITHLAVKPRGDLYGIYGDHIKASDGNEFPSEDYKEHIREFVVEHSFAKHSHYHGEPFMVGAISRVVNNAPLLYGRAKELYKSHRELLRPTNPFANNLAQALELVYFTERAIDLIDEALAKWPIRPRDEVEMRDGFGVSTTEAPRGILVYALQVKDGRVAYADIITPTAFNLAMMEVHVRMMAEKHYNDDPERLKYLAEMVVRAYDPCISCSVHVARL
- a CDS encoding type II toxin-antitoxin system VapC family toxin; translated protein: MRNVLLDTSILIEHFKGNPKARKILLGLIDSGDALFVNPIVFSEVVYLLIGFYSGVSPRSIKGKPERLPSELDLIFESLQEYAFVELGGRTSQIAKNLIQKYAMLPNDALILATCIEHGFALATLDDDFEGPARAEGVELITG